Genomic window (Rosa chinensis cultivar Old Blush chromosome 6, RchiOBHm-V2, whole genome shotgun sequence):
AGGCGTAGGTCCAAAGGCGGCGAGAGGAGGTGAAGAGGAAGGGGAGAGTGAAAGATCAGCGGCGAAAATTTGTGTTCATCGGATGagataaacaaaataatcaataaGTTAAATCAAATTAATCAATAGGATTCAATCTTACCTCTTCCTCTTtaccaagatttttttttatctgataACACAGAAATCTCAGTAATAGAGTATGAATTGTTAAGCAATTTAAAAGCCCAGACTTGAAACTACCCAGATTACCCGTTCAAAGAACTACATaaatatatcaatacatggtTTTAGAGTTGGGAATGCTTTGCATGTTCACAGCAGCATGCATAATCTCAGTAATATAAATCGTAGAAGAAGATGATATTGAGATGCTGGGCTTGTAAAGAGGTAGGAAGCCAAGATGAACATAGATCAAAGGTATGAAGCTAAGATGAACACGAAGGTAGGAAGCCAAGGTGAAAGACCTTTTGACCCAAAAAGGTCTTTTTCCCCTATAACAAATCAgttatatattaattaaattaaatacgAATCTAGGTGTCAAATTATCATTGGGATGTCAAACCATGTCAGCATTGTGACATGGCTTGACTGTAGCATAGAAAAATTTCTCTAGTTGACATGCAATTGATGTGATATAGGTAGCTTAATTTTATGCTAGTTGTGCTTCTTGTGATagtgatttttcctttttgaagATGATAAGCTCAATACAATTCAAGGTCATTCTAATTGTTGAGTATAAtgtatattttttatttcattagTAACAAGTTTGAGGCACGTTAACTTAGGAATCAGTTTAGGAGAGTTGTGATTAATTTAGAAGCAGCTGTGACTTTTAGTTTATAAAAACTGTTATTTACTAACTTTTGTAAGTAGTATCTTAATaacttttaaaatattttttttaaaaaaaatttcactaaACACATTTTGCTACTTAATAGGGGCTTTTTGCACAGCATAAGTTGTGCCAAATTGGGATCAAAAACATCACTACAAGTCTATAATGCTGTTGAAAAAAAAGCCcaaatattatatataaaagtataaaaccaaATTTAAAATAAGAATTGGAACTGACTAAAATGGTAAAATCTCCAATAACGTATAAAATAATAATAGCATTTAATATTTCAACAAAATCAAGAGATATATGTTCataaatttttcaaaaatttttcTTATGGAATATTCGATAAAATTAGAACGATATTAAGAAAAATTTTCATTATATAGCATAGAATTTCTAAATGTGTCAAGAAATCTAAATAGGGCAACAATTCATAACCTCTGACAATTACCAAAAAAGAGAAGAGTCATTTATTCGATATAAAGAAGATTAGTCCCATAAAATAAGTTGATGGAAACAAGAACCGGAAGGCAGGTAATTAAAGGGCGTCTTCACCGAGGTTGAAGTTTTGTCGTCTTCATAACAGCAGCAACGACCAAGTTAAAGAGTTCAAAAGGCACTCCGAAACTGACACCTGCCCCTTCCAAAGAACCTTACTTTCTAACCGTGTCAACCGAAGCGTGGAGTCTACAACAAGgcatcttcattttctttaacCACTTCACAAAGACTCCTGAGTCTCGCCGCCAACATCTAACGTCTAGTTAGCCACGACGCACCAGAGTCTCCGGTGTCCACTACTGCACCGTATCAAACCACCTTTCTCTCCTTTTCAGAGTCCTTTCTTTCCCGGTCTTTCAGAGAGGAGAGCCCTTTCCTTTCCTTGCTTTCCCGTTAAGGAATCCTATTCGGCTTCTCCTTCCTTCTCAGTTTTTCCCTCTCTGAAAACTCTTTCCTTCTCTAAAAATCCAAGCTTTACAAAGCCACTGACAATCCCAATTCGCTGTGGGTTGCTATGCTGTAGCGATCACAGGTgagaaaaaacttttttttttcattaatcaaagttTGCAGCTTTTCATCATAAATTCTTAAGCCTTAAGGTTTGTGTCGCTCTGTGACTTGTAAACAAATGAACTTGTTTTAGGCTCAAAGTCTCAACCTGTTTTAGGATTGTATGGTTTATTTGATGCTGAGTTAGTTTGGTATCTGATATTGAGCTTTAGATGGGTTTTCTGCTAAATCATAGAGATATGAACATTTTGGTTGACTTTGAATTGTGTTGGGTCTTTGTGACAGTGGGGATTTTATTTGGACGTGGTCGAGATTGAGCCCAGCCATGGATTGGGCCACTCTTTTTATGAAGATGGATGCTTCAGTTGATTCCATTACTCTATTTGTGGTGCTTCTTTGCTTTTGCATTGTGATTGGTCATCTTCTGGAGAAGAGTCGTTGGATGACTGAATCCGTTACTGCCCTTTTCATTGTAAGTCTTTAGTTTTGTGTATGAGTATATGATCTTCTGTAGTTGGATTTtgcaaatatatacaatatactTGTTTCGAAGAATGAGGGTGATTGTTGTTATGGTTCATTGCAGGGTCTTTGTACTGGGATTTTTATTCTCGTAACGACCAAGGGGAAAACCTCACACCCCTTTGTGTTTGATGAACATCTTTTCTTCATATATCTTCTGCCGCCTATTATATTTAATGCTGGGTGAGTAATGCTATTTCATATCTCAGCTTTCACTTTTTGTTCTGATATGTGTATTTACATAATGCGCTGTTGATGGTTTCGCTATGGTGAGTACTTGTATGTACTtagtttcttggtttttctgtTCTCCAATACCAGATTCCAGGTGAAAAAGAAGCAGTTTTTCCAGAACTTTATCACAATCTCCTTGTTGGGTGCTGTTGGCAGTTTGATATCATTTGTTATTATATGGCTGGGTATGCTATCATGTCTATATTACAACAGATGCTCAACAAAGCTATGGTTTATCATGGTTTTTAACTTTCATAATATTGATCCAGGTTCGACATTCTTGTTAAAAAACTTGGACATTGGTTTCCTTGAGATCAAGGATTATCTAGGTAATTTCTCTACAAATTTCCCATCCTAATGTACATAACTTTGCCATATAGTTACATTTTTGCCTCACTCCATGGCTTAAATTGAGATGTTTACATATGCATATTATGGTGATGAAGTCCATGGGAGGACTTTTGCAGTTATGTACGTGTTTCTTATTAAGAATATCTGTatgtgtattattattattattggtaTTTTTTCCATGATCAACATTTTACGTCAAGTCGTTGGCTACTGGTTATATTATGTTTGGTTAGAAACTAAGGTCCTGCCTCTTGCAGAGCCTTTTCAACAGTACATAATTTGTGATGTATTTGAGACACCTATCACATTGTTATTTTTCCCTTTATGTGCTCTTATATATGTTTCACTTCACTACTTGTAGCACTTGGAGCTATCTTCTCGGCTACAGATACTGTTTGCACCCTGCAGGTATGTATTATTTCAATCCCACAACTGGGATTACAGaagcaaaatatgagtggaTACTAAAAACAGTTTTTCATTGTTAACTTTGCATTTCATGTTCCAGGTGCTTAATCAAGATGAGACACCTTTACTGTACAGTCTAGTCTTTGGAGAAGGTGTTGTAAATGATGCTACATCTGTGGTACTCTTCAATGCAATCCAGCGGTTTGATCTCTCCCACATTACCTCAACCGTTGCCATGGAGCTCTTTGTCAAGTTCTTCTATCTCTTTCTAACAAGCACCGTGCTTGGTATAGTTgtgagtctctctctctctctctctctctgtatcaAATGAATTGGCAATACTTGTTATGGTGACATCTTGTCTTCTTGCAGGTTGGATTGCTGACTGCATACATTATAAAAAAGTTGTATCTTGGCGGGTAGCTTGcactctctttcttttcctttttagttttttttctttttccttttgggtGCAGGTAGCTTCTACTAATTAGGTCTTCTACATTgaatttattgatgattgctcAACTTAATCTTGTGAATGGATTTTATCTCTTTTTACAGGCACTCTACTGATCGTGAAGTTGCACTGATGATTCTAATGGCTTATCTTTCATACATGGTGGCAGAAGTAAGGATTTTATTTACCCTTTTGGACTGAAAAATCCATTGTGATAGCCATTTGCACTGTATAGACGTTGTTGACAAATTCTGTTTGTCTTTCAGCTATTGGATCTAAGCAGCATTCTTACTGTTTTCTTTTGTGGGATTGTCATGTCACACTACGCCTGGCATAATGTAACTGAAAAATCAAGAATTACAACCAAGTAAGTGAACCCTGTCAATGGTTTTTCAAAGCGAAAATTAAATTCACTTTTCGTTGTCATGTGACATGTACACTCACATGGAAAGAGATTTCATCTCTGTTTCTCATCTGTTGTTTTCACATCTGCAGGCATGGCTTTGCAACACTGTCATTTATTTCAGAGATCTTCATCTTTCTGTACGTCGGTATGGATGCCTTGGACATTGAGAAGTGGAAATTTGTAAGCAAGAGGTAGAGCCTTTATGCAAATGAATGGATAGTTTGGTAGTCTAATTTCCTGTTATGTGTGTGTGCGTTGTTGATCAACTGCCCTGAAAATGGAACATATattctattttcttttgatttggCTTATCTTTCATGTTCTACAGTCCTGGGAAATCAATCGGGGTCAGTTCGATATTACTTCTCCTGGTTCTGGTTGGAAGAGCAGCTTCTGTATTTCCTCTATGTTTCCTTTCAAACTTAACTAGGAAATCTCAAAGTGACAAAATTGGGTTTAAGCAGCAGGTAGATTTCTTTTTCCATCTACTTTGAAGCTTGCATCTCTTAAATTACTTTGTGACTTCATTACAATAACTCAAACAGATAACAGTGTGGTGGGCTGGACTCATGCGAGGTGCAGTATCTGTGGCTCTAGCTTATAATTGGGTAAGGAATAGATCAAATTTAATGAACTCTGTTTTCCTTGGCAATGCTACCCAATTAATCAGATTCATCTGAATCCCCTTTAGTAGTAATTTCCTTGACTAACTAGGAGAAAGAGCCTTAGGATCGTTGTCCACCTGCAGTAAATTTTGCATTGGGGTCTGTTGCCAATCCTTTTATTTAGGATGTTAAGAGTAATGTAACTGCACTTTGTGGGCTCTTGCTATTTATCTGCAAATGTGCTTTCACGTAACAAAGTTTGAATACTTGGTTTTGCAGTTTACAATGTCAGGGCATACTCAACAGGCTGGAAATGCTATTATGATCACCAGTACAATTACAGTAGTTCTCTTCACTAATGTGGTAAAAGACTTCATCCCGCTTTACAATTAACTTGTCGTGCTGATCCCATATCCTAGTATATTATTAACTTTTTTCTTATGAGGTCATTTGTTTAGTTCTTAATTGGTCTTTGCCCGTTGTAGGTGTGCGGATTACTGACAAAGCCTCTTGTAAGGTTCTTGTTACCGCAACATAAACAATCGAGTAACATAATGTCATCGGAATTATCATCTGAGATGTCTCTAGTTCTACCTGTCCTCACTAATAGGGAAGATCCAAAACAGGACAGCATGTCTGAGAGTGATCGCCTTCCACCTAATCTGCGTATGCTCTTGACAAGACCAACACGATCAGTACATTACTATTGGCGAATGTTTGATGATTCCTTCATGCGTCCTGTATTTGGGGGTAGAGGATTTGTTCCACATATTCCTTCACCAAACCAAAATTATCTTCATGAACGGTTACTTCCGGAACAGCATACGATAGTAGAGTAATATATAACACAGCAGCTGCAATTCACACTCCCAGTTTGTCATTCTACACCACTATTTTAATAAAGAAGGATTGCAGGATAACAAACCGAAAGTGGGAATAGCATACCCTTATATAACTTCTTACTTCTTGAGCAATAGTATTATTGGTCAGGCTTTGCACTGTAGATGTGTACTTTTTGGCCAAGTTTTCTGTAAATGGTTGGAAACTATAACTTATAGGCAATCCACTCTGATTCTCATCGGTCTGAAGCACCGACAATGTGCTCAGTTTTCCTTACCAGTATTGTCCAAATGTAAACATTATGCGGagtcaagaaagaaaagaataaactATACTGTAAATAGCAATCAAATTGTAATCGGACTTGATTCATTTCCAAATTATGATTGCTTTGACAGTAGATTTTGTAGTGCGTCTTTTAGTCTTCAAAATTTGGTACTTGCATAGCTCAAGATAAGATCATTCTCCAGGAGCTCATTGAACAATCAAATCATTTCTCAAAGGATCGATTACAGGGATGAACAagtgtctttcatttcaatttataAGTAAACAACAATGGTTCTCGAAACAGTGTAACTGAATAACAAGGTTAACATAAAGCAATCAATACAACTTTCTTCACTAAACTCACATTAACAAGAATGGAGTGCAATGTGGTAATAATAACATCTAACTGTGAGCTATGCAAGCATGACTAGTAATATATAGAACTCTCAATTATTAGGTGATTATATTGAAATACAGATGTAGACACCCTTTGTATAGTAGTAAAACAAACTGTATCAGAATTCAAAAACGAGGAGGAGGTCCATATCCGCCACGAGGTCCACCGAAGCATTCATCTAGCAAACAACAGCAGCACAAGCAGTAGAAGCTACCGTTCCGCCAATAACAACACAACTCAGTTTTCAGTCTAATAAGCTCGACACATTGCAAGCAGTAACAAAAACAAATCACAAGAAATACTGATACACCAAAACTCATACTTACCAAGAAGATATCATCTCACATATGCCATTGCCAAACCCACCAAAGAAGCCACCAGGTCCGCCCCACCATCCCCCACCAAATCCCGGACCCCAAGGTCCGCCAGGCCCAGGACCCCAAGGTCCTCCCGGGCTAGGACCCCACAGTCCTCCAGGACCTGGACCCCAGCCTCCCGGCCCTCCCTGTCCTCCGGGCCCATGGCCCCATCCACCAGGTCCACCCCC
Coding sequences:
- the LOC112172426 gene encoding sodium/hydrogen exchanger 3 isoform X1; protein product: MDWATLFMKMDASVDSITLFVVLLCFCIVIGHLLEKSRWMTESVTALFIGLCTGIFILVTTKGKTSHPFVFDEHLFFIYLLPPIIFNAGFQVKKKQFFQNFITISLLGAVGSLISFVIIWLGSTFLLKNLDIGFLEIKDYLALGAIFSATDTVCTLQVLNQDETPLLYSLVFGEGVVNDATSVVLFNAIQRFDLSHITSTVAMELFVKFFYLFLTSTVLGIVVGLLTAYIIKKLYLGGHSTDREVALMILMAYLSYMVAELLDLSSILTVFFCGIVMSHYAWHNVTEKSRITTKHGFATLSFISEIFIFLYVGMDALDIEKWKFVSKSPGKSIGVSSILLLLVLVGRAASVFPLCFLSNLTRKSQSDKIGFKQQITVWWAGLMRGAVSVALAYNWFTMSGHTQQAGNAIMITSTITVVLFTNVVCGLLTKPLVRFLLPQHKQSSNIMSSELSSEMSLVLPVLTNREDPKQDSMSESDRLPPNLRMLLTRPTRSVHYYWRMFDDSFMRPVFGGRGFVPHIPSPNQNYLHERLLPEQHTIVE
- the LOC112172426 gene encoding sodium/hydrogen exchanger 2 isoform X2, which produces MDWATLFMKMDASVDSITLFVVLLCFCIVIGHLLEKSRWMTESVTALFIGLCTGIFILVTTKGKTSHPFVFDEHLFFIYLLPPIIFNAGFQVKKKQFFQNFITISLLGAVGSLISFVIIWLGSTFLLKNLDIGFLEIKDYLALGAIFSATDTVCTLQVLNQDETPLLYSLVFGEGVVNDATSVVLFNAIQRFDLSHITSTVAMELFVKFFYLFLTSTVLGIVVGLLTAYIIKKLYLGGHSTDREVALMILMAYLSYMVAELLDLSSILTVFFCGIVMSHYAWHNVTEKSRITTKHGFATLSFISEIFIFLYVGMDALDIEKWKFVSKSPGKSIGVSSILLLLVLVGRAASVFPLCFLSNLTRKSQSDKIGFKQQFTMSGHTQQAGNAIMITSTITVVLFTNVVCGLLTKPLVRFLLPQHKQSSNIMSSELSSEMSLVLPVLTNREDPKQDSMSESDRLPPNLRMLLTRPTRSVHYYWRMFDDSFMRPVFGGRGFVPHIPSPNQNYLHERLLPEQHTIVE